A window of Pyxidicoccus xibeiensis contains these coding sequences:
- the fdxA gene encoding ferredoxin FdxA translates to MAYVVAEPCIKCKYTDCVEVCPVNCFYEGANFLVIHPDECIDCGACEPVCPTKAIFPETELPEKWKEYKPLNADFSAKWPNIAEKKAPLPEAEEYKDKQDKRGMLEAKPGK, encoded by the coding sequence ATGGCCTACGTCGTCGCCGAGCCTTGCATCAAGTGCAAGTACACCGACTGTGTGGAGGTGTGCCCGGTCAACTGCTTCTACGAAGGTGCCAACTTCCTGGTCATCCACCCGGACGAGTGCATCGACTGCGGCGCCTGCGAGCCCGTGTGCCCCACCAAGGCCATCTTCCCGGAGACGGAGCTCCCCGAGAAGTGGAAGGAGTACAAGCCGCTGAACGCGGACTTCTCCGCCAAGTGGCCGAACATCGCCGAGAAGAAGGCCCCGCTGCCCGAGGCCGAGGAGTACAAGGACAAGCAGGACAAGCGCGGCATGCTCGAGGCGAAGCCGGGCAAGTAG
- the asd gene encoding aspartate-semialdehyde dehydrogenase encodes MARLRAALVGATGLAGQQFIAALKDHPFIELTGLAASPRSAGKTYGEALKTANGMTAWFVPEPLPAAIAGMKVMAGDALQAKDYDLVFSAVEADVARELEPRLAKDIPVFSAASAFRYEEDVPLLIPPVNAAHAPLVREQQKRRGWKGYIVPIPNCTTTGLAVTLAPLAERFGVKAVLMTSLQAMSGAGRSPGVIGLDILDNVIPYIPKEEHKVEVETKKILGALRPGGAALTPHDVRVSCTCTRVAVMEGHTESVFVSLGAKATVAEVTQAMREWRGAEVARDLPSAPPRWIEVLDDPFRPQPRLDRDTHGGMATTVGRVREDGVLENGFKYVLVSHNTKMGAARGAILVAEQLRAQGLLG; translated from the coding sequence ATGGCCAGGCTTCGCGCGGCGCTCGTCGGCGCCACAGGGCTCGCTGGACAGCAGTTCATCGCGGCCCTGAAGGACCACCCGTTCATCGAGCTGACCGGCCTCGCCGCGTCGCCCCGCTCGGCGGGCAAAACCTACGGGGAGGCGCTGAAGACGGCCAACGGGATGACGGCCTGGTTCGTCCCCGAGCCGCTGCCCGCCGCGATTGCCGGAATGAAGGTGATGGCCGGCGACGCGCTGCAGGCGAAGGACTACGACCTGGTCTTCTCCGCCGTGGAGGCGGACGTCGCGCGGGAGCTGGAGCCTCGGCTGGCGAAGGACATCCCCGTCTTCTCCGCCGCCAGCGCCTTCCGCTACGAGGAGGACGTCCCGCTGCTCATCCCGCCCGTCAACGCCGCCCACGCGCCGCTCGTGCGCGAGCAGCAGAAGCGGCGCGGCTGGAAGGGCTACATCGTTCCCATCCCCAACTGCACCACCACCGGCCTCGCGGTGACGCTGGCCCCGCTGGCCGAGCGCTTCGGTGTGAAGGCCGTGCTGATGACCAGCCTCCAGGCCATGTCCGGCGCCGGCCGCTCGCCGGGGGTCATCGGCCTGGACATCCTGGACAACGTCATCCCCTACATCCCCAAGGAAGAGCACAAGGTGGAGGTGGAGACGAAGAAGATCCTCGGCGCCCTGCGTCCCGGCGGCGCGGCGCTCACCCCCCACGATGTCCGGGTGTCCTGCACCTGCACCCGCGTGGCGGTGATGGAAGGGCACACGGAGTCCGTGTTCGTGTCGCTGGGAGCAAAGGCCACGGTGGCCGAGGTGACGCAGGCGATGCGCGAGTGGCGGGGGGCCGAGGTGGCCCGCGACCTGCCGTCCGCTCCTCCGCGGTGGATTGAGGTGCTCGACGACCCGTTCCGTCCCCAGCCCCGGCTGGACCGGGACACCCACGGCGGCATGGCCACCACGGTGGGCCGCGTGCGCGAGGACGGGGTGCTGGAGAACGGCTTCAAGTACGTGCTCGTCTCCCACAACACGAAGATGGGCGCCGCGCGCGGAGCCATCCTCGTGGCCGAGCAGCTTCGGGCCCAGGGCCTGTTGGGCTGA
- a CDS encoding rhodanese-like domain-containing protein — MEPTILCAELYMRLGDDEVLVLDCRDPSDWDRYDLHIPGALRMTPAEVARDLHMLPDDELIVLCGCSPDGRDTRRVCRLLRMQGREAVCLDGGLMAWVTGGFPTERHAHAQVAMRH, encoded by the coding sequence GTGGAGCCCACCATCCTGTGTGCTGAGCTGTACATGCGTCTGGGTGACGATGAAGTGCTCGTCCTCGACTGTCGCGACCCCTCGGACTGGGACCGATATGACCTGCACATCCCCGGTGCACTGAGAATGACTCCCGCGGAGGTCGCGCGTGATCTCCACATGCTCCCCGACGACGAGCTCATCGTCCTGTGCGGCTGCTCGCCGGACGGCAGGGACACGCGCCGCGTCTGTCGCCTGCTGCGCATGCAGGGGCGTGAGGCCGTCTGCCTCGACGGAGGCTTGATGGCCTGGGTGACGGGGGGCTTCCCCACGGAGCGCCATGCCCACGCGCAGGTGGCCATGCGCCACTGA
- a CDS encoding acyl-CoA dehydrogenase family protein: MLHGHGLYLEEHDAFRRTVRAVVDKELLPFAQQWEEQEEFPRELYARFGELGFLGLKYPVEYGGSAAGELYEAVLLEELGRCGSGGVSAGLAAQFTISTGPVHLFGTDAQKRRWLAPAIRGEKIGALGISEPDAGSDVAGLRTTARREGDVYVVNGSKTYITNGVRADFVVLAVKTDPSAGHKGLSMLVVEKGTPGFSVGRKLKKVGWRASDTAELFFEDCRIPAENLLGVEGQGFSQIMGNFQWERLSLALGALGAADDMLEKVLEHVKSRRAFGQSLNQFQVVRHKLADLFTARECARQLTYHALRLHVAGEWAVAQTSMAKKVATETACRVADECLQLYGGAGYMMEYDIQRHWRDARLGPIGGGTSEVMNEIIAKQLGL; the protein is encoded by the coding sequence ATGCTGCATGGCCACGGGCTGTACCTGGAGGAGCACGACGCGTTCCGTCGCACGGTGAGGGCGGTGGTGGACAAGGAGCTCCTGCCGTTCGCCCAGCAGTGGGAGGAGCAGGAGGAGTTCCCCCGGGAGCTGTACGCCCGCTTTGGCGAGCTGGGCTTCCTCGGGCTGAAGTACCCCGTGGAGTACGGGGGCTCGGCGGCCGGCGAGCTGTACGAGGCGGTGCTCCTGGAGGAACTGGGCCGGTGCGGCTCGGGCGGTGTGTCCGCGGGCCTGGCGGCGCAGTTCACCATCTCCACCGGCCCCGTCCACCTGTTCGGCACGGACGCGCAGAAGCGCCGCTGGCTGGCCCCCGCCATCCGCGGGGAGAAGATTGGCGCGCTGGGCATCTCCGAGCCCGACGCCGGCTCGGACGTGGCGGGCCTGCGCACCACCGCGCGCCGCGAGGGTGACGTCTACGTCGTCAACGGCTCCAAGACGTACATCACCAACGGCGTGCGCGCGGACTTCGTGGTGCTGGCGGTGAAGACGGACCCGTCCGCCGGCCACAAGGGCCTGTCCATGCTGGTGGTGGAGAAGGGCACGCCGGGCTTCTCCGTGGGACGCAAGCTGAAGAAGGTGGGCTGGCGCGCCTCGGACACCGCGGAGCTGTTCTTCGAGGACTGCCGCATCCCCGCGGAGAACCTGCTGGGGGTGGAGGGGCAGGGCTTCTCGCAGATCATGGGCAACTTCCAGTGGGAGCGCCTGTCGCTGGCCCTGGGCGCGCTGGGCGCCGCGGACGACATGCTGGAGAAGGTGCTCGAGCACGTGAAGTCGCGCCGCGCCTTCGGCCAGTCGCTCAACCAGTTCCAGGTGGTGCGCCACAAGCTGGCGGACCTGTTCACCGCCCGGGAGTGCGCGCGTCAGCTGACCTACCACGCGCTGCGGCTGCACGTGGCCGGGGAGTGGGCCGTCGCGCAGACGTCCATGGCCAAGAAGGTCGCCACGGAGACGGCGTGCCGCGTGGCGGACGAGTGCCTCCAGCTCTACGGCGGCGCAGGCTACATGATGGAGTATGACATCCAGCGTCACTGGCGCGACGCGCGGCTGGGCCCCATCGGCGGTGGCACCAGCGAGGTGATGAACGAAATCATCGCCAAGCAGCTCGGCCTGTAG